From Halobacillus sp. Marseille-Q1614, the proteins below share one genomic window:
- the nusA gene encoding transcription termination factor NusA: MSSELFDAMNYLEKEKGIDKGLLLEALEAALISAYKKNFNSATNVRVDINEEQGSMKVFARKVIVDEVMDPQQEVSIEQAKEKDPNYEVDDVIEVEVTPMDFGRIAAQAAKQVVTQRVREAERGIIYGEYVDREEDVMTGIIQRKDPRFVYVNLGKIEARLPEGEQMPTEKYEVHDRLKVYVTKVENSNKGPHIYVSRTHPGLLKRLFEMEVPEIYDGTVEVRSVAREAGDRSKISVFAEDPEVDPVGSCVGQRGQRVQAIVNELKGEKIDIVQWSEDPVEYVSNALSPSKVVEVLVNEEEKATTVIVPDYQLSLAIGKRGQNARLAAKLTGWKIDIKSESEALEEGVISESSDDKEIESEESAE, encoded by the coding sequence GTGAGTAGTGAACTATTTGATGCCATGAATTATTTAGAAAAGGAAAAAGGCATTGACAAAGGTCTGTTGTTAGAAGCGCTTGAAGCCGCTCTAATTTCCGCTTATAAGAAGAATTTTAACTCTGCGACGAACGTTCGTGTCGACATTAATGAAGAACAAGGCAGCATGAAAGTATTTGCCAGAAAAGTCATTGTTGATGAAGTGATGGATCCTCAGCAGGAAGTATCTATTGAGCAGGCGAAAGAAAAAGATCCTAATTATGAAGTCGACGATGTTATCGAAGTAGAGGTTACGCCAATGGACTTCGGCCGTATTGCAGCCCAGGCGGCTAAGCAGGTTGTAACTCAGCGTGTACGTGAAGCAGAGCGCGGCATTATCTACGGAGAGTATGTCGATCGTGAAGAAGACGTAATGACAGGAATCATTCAGCGTAAGGATCCGCGTTTCGTCTATGTGAATTTAGGCAAAATAGAAGCGAGGCTTCCTGAAGGCGAACAGATGCCGACAGAAAAGTATGAAGTTCATGACCGCTTGAAAGTATATGTAACGAAAGTGGAGAACAGCAATAAAGGACCCCATATTTATGTTTCCCGTACTCACCCAGGCCTTCTAAAGCGTCTATTTGAAATGGAAGTGCCGGAAATTTATGATGGTACAGTAGAAGTAAGATCTGTTGCCCGTGAAGCAGGAGACCGTTCGAAAATCTCTGTATTTGCGGAAGATCCGGAAGTGGATCCGGTTGGTTCTTGTGTTGGACAGCGTGGACAGCGTGTTCAAGCAATCGTGAATGAACTAAAAGGTGAAAAGATCGACATTGTACAGTGGTCTGAAGACCCTGTGGAATACGTCTCCAATGCCTTAAGCCCTTCAAAGGTTGTAGAAGTTCTTGTCAATGAAGAAGAAAAAGCAACTACAGTGATCGTACCTGATTACCAGCTGTCCTTAGCGATTGGTAAACGCGGACAAAATGCGCGTTTAGCTGCTAAATTAACAGGCTGGAAAATTGACATAAAGAGTGAAAGTGAAGCATTAGAAGAAGGGGTCATCTCGGAATCATCTGATGATAAAGAGATCGAATCCGAAGAATCAGCTGAATAG
- the infB gene encoding translation initiation factor IF-2, translating into MSKMRVYEYAKKNDVSSKQVIEKLKGLNVEVSNHMSMIEDGIKGKLDQAFGKGPAKDQQKKPANNNQKQNSKPKGKNKNQKNNRNNNQPKGGHRNQQAQKPQKQTPEKITYSGSLTVGELAEKLNKESSELIKKLMLLGVMATKNQDLDGDTIELICAEYDVEVEEEVVVDETDIENMTFEDDPADLQERPAVVTIMGHVDHGKTTLLDSIRHTKVTEGEAGGITQHIGAYQVEAADKKITFLDTPGHAAFTSMRSRGAQVTDIAILVVAADDGVMPQTKEAISHAKAANVPIIVAVNKMDKEGANPDRVMQELMEYELISEDFGGDTIFVKMSAVKGEGIDELLEMIVLVSEMEEFKANPNRPAYGTVIEAELDKGRGPVATLLVQNGTLKVSDPVVVGNTFGRVRAMVNDLGRRVKEAGPSTPVEITGLNNVPQAGDRFLAFEDEKKAKAIGEQRQQRQIEEDRSSTAKVSLDDLFEQIKQGDIKDINLILKADVQGSLEALAGSLQKIEVEGVKVKIIHTGVGAITESDVTLASASNAIIIGFNVRPDGNARKAAESENVEIRLHNIIYKVIEEIEAAMKGMLDPEYEEKIIGQVEVREIFKVSKVGTIAGSYVTDGKVTRHSGVRVIRDGVVIFEGEVDALKRYKDDAKEVAQGYECGITVKNFNDIKVGDIIEPYEMQEIERT; encoded by the coding sequence ATGAGTAAAATGCGTGTATATGAATATGCAAAAAAGAATGATGTGTCTAGTAAACAAGTGATCGAAAAATTAAAAGGTTTAAACGTGGAAGTTTCCAACCATATGTCTATGATTGAAGACGGAATAAAAGGAAAGCTTGATCAGGCTTTTGGCAAAGGTCCGGCTAAAGACCAGCAGAAAAAGCCGGCGAACAATAACCAGAAGCAGAATTCCAAGCCTAAAGGAAAGAATAAAAACCAGAAAAACAACCGTAACAACAACCAGCCAAAAGGCGGCCATCGTAATCAGCAGGCCCAAAAGCCTCAAAAACAAACACCAGAAAAGATTACTTACTCTGGGTCTCTTACAGTAGGCGAACTGGCTGAGAAATTAAACAAAGAATCATCAGAGTTAATTAAAAAGCTGATGCTTCTAGGCGTTATGGCTACGAAGAACCAGGACTTAGATGGGGATACCATCGAATTAATCTGTGCAGAATATGACGTGGAAGTCGAAGAAGAAGTCGTTGTAGATGAAACAGATATCGAAAACATGACGTTTGAAGACGACCCTGCTGACTTGCAAGAGCGTCCGGCTGTTGTAACGATCATGGGACACGTTGACCATGGGAAAACAACGCTTCTGGACTCTATCCGTCATACGAAAGTGACAGAAGGAGAAGCTGGAGGAATTACTCAGCACATCGGAGCTTATCAAGTAGAAGCTGCTGATAAGAAAATCACATTCCTTGATACACCGGGACACGCTGCATTTACAAGCATGCGTTCACGTGGTGCTCAGGTTACAGACATCGCAATTTTAGTGGTTGCTGCAGATGACGGCGTTATGCCTCAGACAAAAGAAGCGATCAGTCACGCGAAAGCAGCAAATGTTCCAATTATTGTTGCGGTTAATAAAATGGATAAAGAAGGGGCTAACCCGGACCGTGTCATGCAGGAGCTTATGGAATATGAGCTTATTTCTGAAGACTTTGGCGGAGATACCATCTTTGTTAAAATGTCTGCAGTAAAAGGCGAAGGTATTGATGAGCTTCTTGAAATGATCGTGCTCGTATCAGAAATGGAAGAGTTCAAAGCTAATCCTAACCGTCCAGCTTACGGAACAGTTATCGAAGCTGAGCTGGATAAAGGACGCGGCCCTGTTGCAACTTTACTTGTTCAAAACGGTACACTTAAAGTCAGTGACCCTGTCGTAGTAGGGAACACCTTCGGCCGTGTGCGTGCGATGGTCAACGACCTTGGACGCCGTGTGAAAGAGGCAGGACCTTCTACCCCAGTAGAAATCACAGGTTTAAATAACGTGCCGCAGGCTGGTGACCGCTTCCTCGCTTTTGAAGATGAGAAAAAAGCAAAAGCGATCGGGGAACAACGCCAGCAGAGACAGATCGAAGAAGATAGAAGCTCAACGGCTAAAGTAAGCTTAGATGACCTGTTTGAACAAATTAAACAAGGGGATATTAAAGATATCAACTTAATTTTAAAAGCAGATGTTCAAGGGTCTCTTGAAGCCTTAGCCGGTTCCCTGCAAAAAATCGAAGTTGAAGGCGTTAAAGTGAAGATTATTCACACAGGCGTAGGTGCGATTACGGAATCAGACGTAACGCTTGCTTCAGCTTCCAATGCGATTATCATCGGTTTTAACGTCCGTCCTGACGGGAATGCAAGAAAAGCAGCGGAATCAGAGAATGTGGAAATTCGTCTGCACAACATCATTTACAAAGTAATTGAGGAAATTGAAGCAGCCATGAAAGGTATGCTCGATCCTGAGTACGAAGAGAAGATTATCGGCCAAGTCGAAGTCCGTGAAATCTTTAAGGTTTCTAAAGTTGGAACAATCGCCGGTTCTTATGTAACAGACGGAAAAGTTACTCGTCATTCAGGAGTACGCGTTATCCGCGACGGAGTAGTTATCTTTGAAGGTGAAGTCGATGCGCTGAAGCGTTATAAAGATGATGCGAAAGAAGTTGCTCAAGGTTATGAGTGCGGTATTACAGTGAAGAACTTTAATGATATTAAAGTAGGCGACATCATCGAACCTTACGAAATGCAGGAGATCGAACGTACATGA
- the rnpM gene encoding RNase P modulator RnpM produces the protein MAQAKKPPLRKCVVTQEMKPKKELIRVVRNKEGEVFVDQTGKKNGRGAYVSKSLEVIDKAEQQQALNRHLNAKVNASVYEDLRNLIEGKDS, from the coding sequence ATGGCCCAAGCCAAAAAACCACCATTAAGAAAATGCGTCGTCACCCAGGAAATGAAACCAAAAAAAGAACTCATCCGGGTGGTCCGCAATAAAGAAGGTGAAGTTTTCGTTGATCAAACGGGAAAGAAAAACGGCCGGGGGGCTTACGTTTCTAAAAGTCTTGAGGTCATAGATAAGGCAGAACAGCAGCAGGCGTTAAATCGTCATTTAAATGCAAAGGTCAATGCTTCTGTCTATGAAGACCTGAGAAACCTGATAGAAGGTAAAGACTCATGA
- a CDS encoding polysaccharide deacetylase family protein gives MHGIIKIIAAILLVTIIVTVQQDQRRAVPAANTSSLYEEIKEKQKGYEFPPENARIDKVWKKIPGLNGRKVNLEKSYENMKKSNTFDEKKLVYDQVEPEVKLEDLPAAPIYKGNEQKNMVTFLINVSWGAEYIPSMLETLDKHQVKANFFIDGAFARDNPSHVQMIEEKNHLIGSHGFGHPDFYTLRESSAKENLVKTNELLASFSDEPIRWFGPPSGSFSNETVTAAESLDMLTILWTVDTIDWKKPTREVLLERVQNNVHNGATILMHPTKVTSESLDPLITQLKKNYQIVTLDVLMSEKR, from the coding sequence GTGCACGGGATCATAAAAATTATAGCGGCTATTTTACTTGTGACAATTATCGTTACGGTACAGCAGGATCAGCGTCGGGCGGTGCCCGCAGCTAATACCTCTTCTTTGTATGAGGAAATTAAAGAGAAGCAGAAAGGGTACGAGTTTCCACCGGAAAATGCCCGCATCGACAAAGTGTGGAAAAAGATTCCCGGCTTAAATGGCCGAAAAGTGAATCTTGAGAAATCATACGAGAATATGAAAAAGTCCAACACTTTTGATGAGAAAAAATTAGTATATGACCAGGTGGAACCGGAAGTGAAGCTTGAGGACCTTCCCGCCGCTCCGATTTATAAAGGAAATGAGCAAAAGAATATGGTCACTTTTTTGATCAACGTTTCGTGGGGAGCCGAGTATATTCCATCTATGCTCGAAACATTGGATAAGCACCAGGTAAAGGCGAATTTTTTCATTGACGGAGCATTTGCAAGAGACAATCCATCACACGTACAGATGATCGAAGAAAAAAACCATCTGATTGGAAGTCATGGGTTTGGGCATCCTGACTTTTATACATTAAGGGAATCGTCGGCCAAAGAAAACCTTGTGAAAACAAATGAACTGCTGGCTTCCTTTTCAGATGAGCCGATTCGGTGGTTTGGTCCGCCTTCAGGAAGCTTTTCCAATGAGACGGTGACTGCTGCGGAGTCTCTCGACATGCTGACGATCTTATGGACAGTTGATACGATCGACTGGAAGAAGCCGACTCGTGAAGTATTGCTTGAGCGGGTCCAAAACAATGTCCATAATGGGGCTACGATTTTAATGCATCCTACAAAGGTGACGAGCGAGAGCTTAGATCCGCTGATTACACAATTAAAGAAAAATTATCAGATCGTTACGCTGGACGTATTAATGAGTGAAAAAAGATAA
- the rpsO gene encoding 30S ribosomal protein S15 — MAITQERKQELINEYKTHENDTGSAEVQIAVLTEQITNLNEHLRTHKQDHHSRRGLLKMVGRRRNLLNYLRNKDITRYRELIKSLGLRR; from the coding sequence ATGGCTATCACACAAGAACGTAAACAAGAACTAATCAATGAGTACAAAACTCATGAAAATGACACAGGATCTGCGGAAGTACAAATCGCAGTTCTTACAGAGCAAATTACGAACTTGAACGAGCACTTGCGTACACACAAGCAAGACCACCATTCTCGTCGTGGATTGCTTAAAATGGTAGGTAGACGCCGTAACTTACTAAACTACCTGCGTAATAAAGACATTACACGTTACCGTGAGTTAATCAAGAGCCTTGGTCTACGTCGCTAA
- the rbfA gene encoding 30S ribosome-binding factor RbfA, whose product MNDLRANRVGEQMKKELTDIISKKIKDPRVGFVTVTEVKVTGDLQQAKVFISVLGDEKQKHDTLVGLAKAKGFIRSEIGQRIRLRKTPEIMFEFDEAIERGNRIETILKDLNDTD is encoded by the coding sequence ATGAATGATCTACGCGCAAATCGTGTCGGAGAACAGATGAAAAAAGAACTGACTGATATTATCAGCAAAAAAATTAAAGATCCGAGAGTAGGCTTCGTTACAGTAACAGAAGTCAAAGTTACGGGTGACCTGCAGCAGGCAAAAGTGTTTATTTCTGTTCTCGGGGATGAAAAGCAGAAGCACGATACGTTAGTCGGCCTTGCCAAAGCGAAAGGATTTATCCGCTCTGAAATTGGCCAGCGTATACGCCTGAGAAAAACCCCGGAAATTATGTTCGAGTTCGATGAAGCGATCGAACGGGGAAATCGTATCGAAACGATCTTAAAAGATTTAAACGATACGGATTAA
- the truB gene encoding tRNA pseudouridine(55) synthase TruB, whose translation MNGILPLWKEKGFTSHDCVSKARGMLKTKKIGHTGTLDPEVEGVLPLCIGRATKIVPFLTDTKKVYEATVTLGFATETEDQTGEEVERASVDPVPSNQDIDNVLSQFKGEITQIPPMYSAVKVNGKRLYQYAREGKEVERPKRKVTIHEIGRLSDIEKSGDTCSFSIKASCSKGTYIRTLCVDIGKALGFPAHMSSLERLQTGDIKREDCFTFEEVQLRVDQGDVKELILPLDRGLNHLETLIMGEDKRFSVENGQVLPRPKSMESDIVVVKLNGEALAIYQQHPTKHDKIKPIRVF comes from the coding sequence ATGAACGGGATACTCCCATTATGGAAAGAAAAAGGCTTTACTTCACACGACTGTGTCAGTAAAGCACGGGGGATGCTGAAAACGAAAAAAATAGGCCATACCGGCACTCTTGACCCTGAAGTAGAAGGAGTTCTTCCATTATGTATCGGCAGAGCAACGAAAATTGTCCCCTTTTTAACCGATACGAAAAAGGTTTACGAAGCGACCGTTACGTTAGGCTTTGCAACAGAAACGGAAGACCAGACAGGAGAAGAAGTCGAACGGGCATCCGTCGATCCTGTGCCTTCAAATCAAGACATAGACAATGTTCTCTCTCAATTTAAAGGTGAAATCACTCAAATTCCGCCGATGTATTCCGCTGTAAAAGTAAACGGCAAGCGGCTCTATCAATATGCACGTGAAGGCAAAGAAGTTGAGAGGCCGAAGAGGAAGGTTACCATTCACGAAATTGGACGGTTGAGTGATATAGAGAAGTCAGGTGACACCTGTTCTTTTTCAATAAAAGCCTCCTGCTCCAAAGGCACATATATTCGCACACTATGTGTTGATATCGGGAAAGCGCTAGGTTTTCCCGCTCACATGTCATCCCTTGAGCGTCTGCAGACAGGGGACATAAAAAGGGAAGACTGTTTTACTTTTGAGGAGGTTCAACTCCGCGTTGACCAAGGGGATGTAAAAGAGCTGATCCTGCCTTTAGACAGAGGGCTGAATCATTTAGAAACGTTAATCATGGGGGAAGATAAACGATTTTCTGTCGAGAACGGCCAGGTACTCCCCCGGCCAAAAAGCATGGAGTCAGACATCGTTGTTGTAAAATTAAACGGGGAGGCGCTGGCTATCTATCAGCAGCATCCAACGAAGCATGATAAAATAAAGCCGATACGAGTATTTTAA
- the rimP gene encoding ribosome maturation factor RimP: MSKNVTELTQELVTPILDQMNLELVDLEFKKEGKNWFLRVFIDKPGGVDIEECGQVSEQLSEKLDEADPIEQAYFLEVSSPGAERPLKTPADFEKYTGEHVYMKLYEPIEGEKEFEGTLLQFKNDTAVIEIQIKTRKKQLEVPYEKIAKANLAVTFN, encoded by the coding sequence TTGAGTAAAAACGTAACAGAATTAACTCAAGAGCTGGTTACTCCAATTTTAGATCAAATGAATCTTGAGCTGGTTGACCTTGAATTCAAAAAAGAGGGTAAGAACTGGTTCTTGCGTGTCTTTATCGATAAGCCAGGCGGAGTAGATATTGAAGAATGCGGACAAGTGTCTGAGCAGCTTAGTGAAAAGCTGGATGAAGCTGACCCGATTGAGCAGGCTTATTTTCTGGAGGTTTCCTCACCTGGAGCAGAACGGCCTCTGAAAACGCCAGCCGACTTTGAAAAATATACAGGCGAACACGTCTATATGAAGTTGTATGAACCTATTGAAGGGGAAAAAGAGTTCGAAGGTACACTTCTCCAGTTTAAAAATGATACAGCTGTGATTGAAATACAAATAAAAACCCGTAAAAAACAGCTGGAGGTACCTTACGAAAAAATAGCGAAGGCAAACTTAGCCGTTACTTTTAATTAA
- the pnp gene encoding polyribonucleotide nucleotidyltransferase: MSAENQVFSIDVAGRNFSVEVGELAKQASGAAMIKYGDTSVLSAATGSKEPKDLPFFPLTVNYEERLYAVGKIPGGFIKREGRPSDKAVLASRLIDRPIRPLFPDGFRNDVQVISTVMSVDQDCSTEMAAMLGSSIALGISDIPFGGPIAGVVVGRVDGEFIINPTIEEQEKSDIDLTVAGTKDAINMVEAGANEASEEDMLEAIMFGHEEIKRLVEFQEQIIAAVGKEKMEVQLFDLDAELKSKVEAEATESLVAAIQTEEKKAREEAIDNAKKAVVESYEELEADEDTLKQVKSILDNIVKEEVRRLITKEKVRPDGRGIDEIRALSSRVGILPRTHGSGLFTRGQTQALSICTLGALGDVQILDGLDLEESKRFMHHYNFPHYSVGETGPIRGPGRREIGHGALGERALEVVVPSETEFPYTIRLVSEVLESNGSTSQASICASTLAMMDAGVPIKAPVAGIAMGLVKSGEDYSILTDIQGMEDFLGDMDFKVAGTAKGITALQMDIKIEGLSREILEEALAQAKKGRLQILDSMLATLPESRTELSRYAPKIMTMKINPDKIRDVIGPSGKQINKIIEDTGVKIDIEQDGTVFISSTESEMNSVAKKIIEDIVREVEAGEVYQGTVKRVEKFGAFVELFKGKEGLVHISELAEERIGKVEDVVSVGDSIKVKVKEIDRQGRINLSRKAILIDEKKEKEAKETTE; the protein is encoded by the coding sequence ATGTCAGCAGAAAATCAAGTCTTTTCAATCGATGTAGCAGGAAGAAACTTCTCCGTCGAAGTTGGAGAACTGGCTAAGCAGGCCAGCGGTGCCGCCATGATTAAATATGGCGATACTTCCGTGCTTTCAGCTGCAACGGGTTCAAAAGAGCCAAAAGACCTTCCCTTTTTTCCATTAACCGTTAATTACGAAGAACGTTTATATGCGGTAGGGAAGATTCCGGGAGGATTCATTAAAAGAGAGGGCCGTCCAAGTGATAAGGCCGTCCTTGCTTCCCGTTTAATCGACCGCCCGATCCGTCCGCTTTTCCCAGATGGCTTTAGAAATGATGTACAAGTGATCAGCACGGTAATGAGTGTGGATCAGGACTGCTCCACCGAAATGGCCGCGATGCTTGGTTCATCAATTGCTTTAGGAATCTCAGACATTCCATTTGGAGGTCCTATTGCCGGTGTTGTTGTCGGACGTGTAGACGGCGAATTTATCATTAATCCTACAATAGAAGAACAGGAGAAAAGTGATATCGATTTAACGGTTGCCGGAACGAAAGATGCGATTAACATGGTAGAAGCAGGAGCTAACGAAGCATCCGAAGAGGATATGCTTGAGGCGATAATGTTCGGCCATGAAGAAATTAAGCGCCTTGTCGAGTTCCAGGAGCAGATTATCGCAGCTGTCGGTAAAGAAAAAATGGAAGTACAGCTTTTTGATTTAGACGCAGAGCTAAAATCAAAAGTAGAAGCTGAAGCAACTGAATCACTAGTTGCTGCCATTCAAACAGAAGAAAAGAAAGCTCGTGAAGAAGCAATCGATAATGCTAAAAAGGCGGTTGTCGAGTCTTATGAAGAGCTCGAAGCAGATGAAGATACGCTTAAACAAGTGAAATCTATTTTAGATAACATTGTCAAAGAAGAAGTACGCCGCTTGATCACGAAAGAAAAGGTTCGTCCGGATGGAAGAGGAATTGATGAAATCCGTGCCTTATCTTCAAGAGTAGGCATCCTTCCGCGTACACATGGTTCCGGCCTATTCACTCGTGGCCAAACTCAAGCCTTAAGCATTTGTACTTTAGGAGCTCTAGGTGATGTGCAGATTCTTGACGGACTTGACCTTGAAGAGTCCAAGCGTTTTATGCACCACTACAATTTCCCTCACTATTCTGTAGGTGAAACTGGGCCGATCCGCGGACCTGGACGTCGTGAAATCGGACACGGGGCTTTAGGTGAACGTGCACTAGAAGTAGTCGTACCTTCAGAAACGGAATTTCCTTATACGATCCGCTTAGTATCAGAAGTTCTTGAATCCAATGGATCCACTTCACAGGCTAGTATCTGTGCGAGTACATTGGCCATGATGGACGCAGGGGTTCCAATTAAAGCGCCTGTAGCCGGAATTGCAATGGGACTTGTTAAATCAGGAGAAGATTACTCTATTCTGACAGATATTCAAGGCATGGAAGATTTCCTTGGAGATATGGACTTTAAAGTAGCAGGAACAGCTAAAGGAATCACAGCACTCCAAATGGATATTAAGATTGAAGGCCTATCCAGAGAGATTTTAGAAGAAGCATTGGCTCAAGCGAAGAAGGGCCGCCTGCAAATTCTTGACTCTATGCTGGCTACGCTTCCTGAATCCAGAACAGAGCTTTCCCGTTATGCGCCTAAGATTATGACTATGAAAATTAATCCGGATAAAATTCGTGATGTTATCGGGCCAAGCGGTAAACAAATTAACAAGATCATCGAAGATACCGGCGTAAAAATCGACATTGAACAAGATGGTACCGTATTTATTTCTTCCACAGAATCTGAAATGAACAGTGTCGCTAAGAAAATCATTGAAGACATTGTCCGCGAAGTTGAAGCTGGAGAAGTTTATCAGGGAACCGTTAAACGTGTTGAAAAATTCGGCGCCTTTGTTGAGCTATTTAAAGGAAAAGAAGGCCTTGTTCATATTTCTGAACTTGCGGAAGAACGCATCGGAAAAGTTGAAGATGTAGTATCCGTTGGAGATTCTATTAAAGTAAAAGTAAAAGAAATTGACAGGCAGGGAAGAATCAACCTTTCCAGAAAAGCGATTCTTATCGATGAGAAAAAGGAAAAAGAAGCAAAAGAAACTACAGAGTAA
- a CDS encoding adenylyltransferase/cytidyltransferase family protein, with protein MRTIHLSVEESLPAGSIAPSAAAVGFFDGIHKGHQKVIQTARQKAEELGVSSAVMTFDPHPSVVLNHKVKHASYITPLEDKQEILSEMGVDILYVIRFNKKLASLSPQEFVEQFFIQLNIQHVAAGFDFSFGFKGQGSMDTLPELAQGRFTTSTVSRVEEEEEKVSSTRIRSFLDNGEMEEVRRLLGRPFVVSGQINDPKRSDRLTVQLKRPYYLPKSGLYAVRLKAGRESYEGAAIIYNNSAVEIYSIESYNLEDEDTVSIEFYGYIREIKKNGNFPDSVQKSIPSKQEVRQFLQ; from the coding sequence TTGAGAACGATTCATTTAAGTGTCGAAGAAAGTCTTCCAGCTGGCTCTATTGCCCCTTCAGCGGCTGCCGTCGGTTTTTTCGATGGCATCCATAAAGGTCATCAGAAAGTCATTCAGACGGCCCGGCAGAAAGCTGAGGAGCTAGGGGTATCGAGTGCTGTCATGACGTTCGACCCTCATCCATCTGTAGTATTAAATCATAAAGTAAAACATGCTTCCTATATTACTCCGCTTGAAGATAAACAAGAAATTCTTTCTGAGATGGGCGTCGACATTTTATATGTGATCCGCTTTAATAAAAAGCTGGCCTCTCTATCACCGCAGGAGTTTGTGGAACAATTCTTTATTCAGTTAAACATACAGCATGTAGCCGCCGGCTTTGACTTCAGTTTTGGCTTCAAAGGGCAGGGCTCTATGGATACCCTGCCCGAGCTGGCTCAAGGGCGATTTACGACTTCTACCGTCTCCCGTGTCGAGGAAGAAGAGGAAAAAGTTAGTTCCACCCGCATTCGTTCTTTCCTGGATAATGGAGAAATGGAGGAAGTGAGGAGACTTCTCGGGCGTCCGTTTGTTGTCAGCGGTCAAATTAATGATCCGAAGCGGTCTGACAGATTAACCGTACAGCTGAAGCGCCCGTATTATCTGCCGAAGTCCGGCCTCTATGCTGTCCGCCTGAAAGCAGGCAGAGAGTCGTATGAAGGGGCGGCGATTATTTATAATAATTCCGCGGTGGAAATCTATTCTATAGAATCTTATAATTTAGAAGATGAAGATACGGTTTCGATAGAATTTTACGGCTATATCCGCGAAATAAAAAAGAATGGAAATTTTCCTGACAGCGTGCAGAAATCAATCCCAAGCAAACAGGAAGTGCGTCAATTTTTACAGTGA
- a CDS encoding YlxQ family RNA-binding protein: MSGSYLNLLGIANRAGKLTLGEEQITKDIQKNKAKLVLIAGDTGKQTKKKLTDKCSFYEIPCYMVDDRDTLSQAIGKSGRVAIAVLDQGFAKKLQSLLDESIRG, from the coding sequence ATGAGTGGATCTTATTTAAATCTGTTAGGTATCGCTAATAGAGCAGGTAAGTTAACCTTGGGAGAAGAGCAAATTACAAAAGATATTCAAAAAAACAAGGCGAAACTGGTCCTTATCGCCGGGGATACCGGTAAACAAACAAAGAAAAAGCTGACAGATAAGTGCAGCTTTTATGAAATACCCTGCTACATGGTGGATGATCGTGATACTCTTTCACAAGCCATAGGAAAGTCAGGGAGAGTCGCGATCGCAGTTCTGGATCAAGGATTTGCGAAAAAGTTGCAATCGCTGCTCGATGAATCTATTCGGGGGTGA
- a CDS encoding DUF503 domain-containing protein: MILSAEVECFIYDAQSLKQKRSVIKRIQSRLSNEYNVAVSELDYQDLWQRTCIGIVTVASSKVICEQTIQQALSLMDSFPEIERADTTLEWL; the protein is encoded by the coding sequence ATGATTTTAAGTGCTGAGGTGGAATGTTTCATATATGACGCCCAGTCCTTAAAGCAAAAACGTTCAGTTATTAAAAGAATTCAATCGAGACTCAGCAATGAATACAACGTGGCTGTCAGCGAGCTGGATTACCAGGATCTCTGGCAGCGCACTTGTATCGGAATCGTTACGGTTGCCAGCAGTAAAGTTATCTGTGAGCAGACGATCCAGCAGGCTTTATCATTAATGGATTCTTTTCCTGAAATTGAGCGGGCAGATACGACTTTAGAATGGCTGTAG
- a CDS encoding YlmC/YmxH family sporulation protein: MKKLALKEVIDLKEGKKLGVLGQADINFDPESGQIISLVIFNRSLFQTKSELVIDWSQVQAIGEDTILINH; encoded by the coding sequence ATGAAAAAGCTTGCTTTAAAGGAAGTTATTGATTTAAAAGAGGGGAAAAAGCTCGGAGTTCTCGGTCAGGCTGATATTAACTTTGACCCGGAAAGCGGCCAGATCATTTCATTAGTCATTTTCAACCGCAGCCTGTTTCAGACGAAGTCGGAACTCGTGATCGACTGGTCCCAGGTTCAAGCGATAGGTGAAGACACGATTTTAATTAACCATTGA